From Toxotes jaculatrix isolate fToxJac2 chromosome 1, fToxJac2.pri, whole genome shotgun sequence, a single genomic window includes:
- the ero1a gene encoding ERO1-like protein alpha, with amino-acid sequence MKLVVFLLLLLQVSGSADSRCFCQVTGDLDDCTCDVETVDGFNNDQLFPKLQTLLESDYFRFYKVNLNKPCPFWTVNSHCGLRDCAVQPCSPNEVPEGLRSSSHNKYSAEANEQLDECEKVQHLGAVDVSLSDETREALLSWSKHDDEAERFCVVDDEESPDSQYVDLLLNPERFTGYRGPEAWQIWNSIYEENCFKPYTVKRPLIPSSRSGGEETTFYSWLEGQCVEKRAFYRLISGLHSSINIHLSARYLLEDSWFQKKWGHNVSEFRQRFDSELTAGEGPKRLRNLYFLYLIELRALAKVLPFFQQPSFRLYTGRPEEDQKHKELLLQILQLARSFPLHFDETSLFAGDEKEAAKLKEDIRLAFLNISRIMDCVGCFKCRLWGKLQTQGLGTALKILFSERQIEALPTSSDRRPSFQLSRQEIVSLLNAFGRISTSIRELKNFRSLLAEER; translated from the exons ATGAAGCTGGTGgtcttcctgctgctcctcctccaggtgTCCGGGTCTGCCGACAGCAGGTGTTTCTGTCAG GTCACAGGTGACCTGGACGACTGCACTTGTGATGTGGAGACAGTCGATGGCTTCAACAACGACCAGCTGTTCCCCAAACTTCAAACTCTTCTGGAGTCTGACTACTTCAGGTTCTATAAG GTGAACCTGAATAAGCCGTGTCCATTTTGGACGGTCAACAGTCACTGTGGTCTGAGGGACTGCGCTGTGCAGCCCTGCTCTCCT AACGAGGTGCCAGAGGGGCTGAGATCATCCTCGCACAACAAG taTTCGGCAGAAGCAAACGAGCAGCTGGATGAATGTGAGAAGGTGCAGCATCTCGGAGCTGTGGATGTTTCTCTAAG tgaCGAGACCAGAGAGGCTCTGCTCAGCTGGAGCAAACACGATGACGAGGCCGAACGCTTCTGTGTGGTTGACG ACGAGGAGTCACCGGACTCCCAGTATGTCGACCTGCTGCTGAACCCGGAGCGCTTCACGGGCTACAGAGGACCTGAGGCCTGGCAGATCTGGAACAGCATCTACGAGGAAAACTGCTTCAA ACCTTATACTGTCAAGCGACCACTAATTCCCAGCTCCAGGTCTGGAGGCGAAG agACGACCTTCTACAGCTGGCTGGAAG GTCAGTGTGTGGAGAAGAGAGCTTTCTACCGCCTCATCTCGGGCCTCCATTCCAGCATTAACATACACCTGAGCGCCAGATACCTGCTGGAAG ACAGCTGGTTTCAGAAGAAGTGGGGTCATAACGTTTCGGAGTTCAGACAGCGCTTCGACTCGGAGCTGACGGCCGGCGAGGGGCCGAAGAGGCTCCGCAACCTCTACTTCCTGTACCTGATAGAGCTGCGAGCGCTGGCCAAAGTCCTGCCATTCTTCCAGCAGCCGTCCTTCAGGCTGTACACCGGCAGACCCGAGGAGgaccagaaacacaaagagctgctgctgcagatccTGCAGCTGGCCAG ATCTTTCCCGCTGCACTTTGATGAGACTTCTCTTTTTGCTGGTGACGAAAAGGAAGCAGCCAAACTGAAG GAGGACATCAGACTGGCCTTCCTGAACATCTCCAGGATCATGGACTGCGTGGGCTGCTTCAAATGTCGACTGTGGGGGAAACTGCAG ACTCAGGGATTAGGCACAGCGCTtaagattttgttttcagagcGACAGATTGAAGCTCTGCCCACTTCAAGCGACCGACGACCCAGTTTCCAGCTCAGCCGGCAGGAGATCGTCTCTCTCCTCAATGCCTTCGGAAG GATTTCCACAAGCATCCGAGAGCTGAAGAACTTCAGATCGCTGCTGGCAGAGGAGCGGTGA